Proteins encoded within one genomic window of Arachis ipaensis cultivar K30076 chromosome B08, Araip1.1, whole genome shotgun sequence:
- the LOC107612584 gene encoding probable sulfate transporter 3.4: MGVNSNRVEHFDSHNGQTTTTTIKISMPSSMPPSLEIHRVQLPPERTTLQKLRQRLSEIFFPDDPLHRFKNQPCFMKLLLALQYFFPIFHWAPTYTISLLRSDTISGLTIASLAIPQGISYAKLANLPPIVGLYSSFVPPLIYSLLGSSRHLGVGPVSIASLVMGSMLSEQVSCTQNPILYLKLAFTATFFAGLFQASLGILRLGFVIDFLSKATLLGFMAGAAIIVSLQQLKGLLGIVHFTNKMQIIPVLQSVFKQRHEWSWQTIVLGFGFLAFLLITRHISLRKPKLFWVSAAAPLTSVIVSTILVFLLRHKAHQIAIIGNLPKGLNPPSSNMLFFNGAYLALAIKTGIVTGLLSLTEGIAVGRTFASLKNYQVDGNKEMMAIGLMNIAGSCSSCYVTTGSFSRSAVNYNAGAQTAVSNIIMAAAVLVTLLFLMPLFYYTPNVVLAAIIITAVIGLIDYQGAYKLWKVDKLDFLACVCSFFGVLFISVPLGLGIAVAISVFKILLHVSRPNTLVLGNIPGTQIFHNVNQYKEALRVPSFLILAVESPIYFANSTYLQERILRWVREEEECTKVNNKSSLKCIILDMTAVTAIDTSGLDTLCELRKMLEKRSLQLVLANPVGSVMEKLHTSTVLDSFGLKGVYLTVGEAVADISSSWKAEP, from the exons ATGGGTGTGAACTCCAACAGAGTTGAGCACTTCGATTCCCATAATGGccaaaccaccaccaccaccatcaaaaTCTCAATGCCATCATCAATGCCACCATCCCTTGAAATCCACAGAGTACAGCTTCCACCTGAGAGAACCACTCTCCAGAAACTCAGGCAAAGACTCTCTGAAATCTTCTTCCCCGACGACCCTCTCCACCGCTTCAAGAATCAACCATGCTTCATGAAGCTCCTCTTGGCTCTTCAGTACTTCTTCCCCATTTTCCACTGGGCCCCCACCTACACCATTTCCCTTCTCCGCTCCGACACCATCTCCGGCCTCACCATTGCCAGCCTCGCCATCCCTCAG GGAATAAGTTATGCAAAGCTTGCAAACCTGCCACCTATTGTTGGATTAT ATTCAAGCTTTGTGCCACCATTGATATATTCACTGCTTGGGAGTTCTAGACATCTTGGTGTTGGACCGGTTTCAATTGCGTCTTTGGTTATGGGATCAATGCTTAGTGAGCAAGTTTCGTGCACGCAGAATCCAATTCTGTATCTGAAGCTGGCTTTCACTGCCACTTTCTTTGCTGGTTTATTTCAAGCTTCACTCGGTATATTAAG GTTAGGATTTGTGATTGATTTTCTATCCAAGGCAACGCTGTTGGGATTCATGGCGGGTGCAGCCATCATAGTTTCTCTGCAGCAGCTGAAAGGGTTGCTCGGAATAGTGCACTTCACCAACAAGATGCAAATAATTCCGGTTCTTCAATCTGTTTTTAAGCAAAGACACGAG TGGTCATGGCAAACAATTGTACTCGGATTTGGCTTCTTGGCCTTCTTGCTGATAACAAGACACATT AGCTTGAGGAAACCAAAACTATTTTGGGTTTCAGCAGCTGCTCCCTTGACATCAGTTATTGTGTCAACTATTCTAGTCTTTCTTCTCAGACACAAGGCTCATCAAATTGCAATT ATTGGGAACTTACCGAAGGGTCTTAATCCACCATCTTCAAACATGTTATTCTTCAATGGCGCTTACTTGGCTCTTGCTATCAAAACTGGCATAGTCACAGGACTCTTATCTCTCACA gaaGGAATTGCAGTAGGTAGAACATTTGCATCACTGAAGAATTACCAGGTTGATGGAAACAAAGAAATGATGGCCATTGGTCTTATGAATATAGCTGGTTCATGTTCTTCATGCTATGTCACAACAG GGTCCTTTTCTCGATCCGCTGTTAACTATAACGCTGGAGCACAAACAGCAGTTTCAAACATAATCATGGCTGCGGCAGTTCTTGTTACCCTTCTGTTTCTCATGCCACTCTTCTACTATACCCCAAATGTTGTCTTAGCAGCCATTATCATCACTGCAGTGATTGGCCTGATAGATTATCAAGGTGCATATAAGCTGTGGAAGGTTGACAAACTTGATTTCTTGGCCTGTGTGTGCTCCTTTTTCGGGGTTCTGTTCATTTCAGTGCCTTTAGGCCTCGGCATAGCG GTTGCAATATCAGTCTTCAAGATTCTGCTTCATGTTTCTCGACCAAACACTTTGGTTTTGGGGAATATACCAGGAACACAAATATTCCACAACGTAAACCAATACAAAGAAGCTTTAAGAGTTCCTTCATTTCTCATTTTGGCTGTTGAGTCTCCAATCTATTTTGCCAATTCAACTTACCTTCAAGAAAG GATCCTGAGATGGGTTCGCGAAGAGGAAGAGTGTacaaaagtaaataacaaaagtTCATTGAAGTGCATAATTTTAGACATGACAG CTGTAACAGCCATAGACACAAGTGGCCTTGACACATTATGTGAACTTAGAAAGATGCTGGAGAAAAGATCACTTCAG CTTGTATTAGCCAATCCTGTTGGGAGTGTGATGGAAAAGTTACATACATCAACAGTTTTGGATTCTTTTGGATTGAAAGGTGTTTATCTCACGGTGGGAGAAGCTGTGGCTGACATTTCATCATCCTGGAAAGCTGAGCCTTGA
- the LOC107612587 gene encoding protein SYS1 homolog has translation MFYGAVVWDPWLILAQIVCFQCLYYVTLGFFLAILVGTRVSRMTLVYFFDFVTVTTSTFTGWCVIASFILTSISGAVYMLYVIERAKKCLDFSVTLYIVHSFICIVYGGWPSSITWWIVNGIGIAMMALLGEYLCIRRELREIPITRYRSNA, from the exons ATGTTCTATGGTGCGGTGGTGTGGGATCCTTGGCTCATTCTTGCTCAGATTGTATGCTTTCAATGCTTGTACTACGTCACTCTCGGCTTCTTCTTGGCCATTCTCGTTGGAACTCGCGTCTCAAGAATGACCCTCGTTTATTTCTTCGATTTCGTTACAGTCACTACCTCCACCTTCACCGGTTGGTGTGTCATTGCCTCCTTTATCCTCACCTCAATTTCAGG GGCAGTGTATATGCTTTATGTGATTGAAAGGGCAAAGAAATGCTTGGATTTTTCGGTTACACTCTACATAGTTCATAGCTTTATATGCATTGTGTATGGTGGCTGGCCTTCTTCCATAACTTGGTGGATTGTGAATGGTATTGGAATTGCAATGATGGCTCTGCTAGGGGAATATCTCTGCATCAGGCGCGAACTTCGCGAGATACCAATAACACGATATCGTTCGA ATGCTTGA
- the LOC107613370 gene encoding MAR-binding filament-like protein 1 isoform X2, protein MAFMAGSSFLPYHLPSSSLAPRRFRSSCYLRQQQQQHDPICRKRAFLLMGFAVLPLLPFKNTPALSLQSPKSEVKAQDDDKNMETAPETDKPSNSSFMSPLAVIGILSSAMVGALYASAQKENSLAVITIEMLRRQLKEKDEMIVSLKRNYESKLLNEQEEQVKLLGKAKEEQQSLMNQLQSANSTVSRLGQELKSEKNLIGELKRQVDSLETELSETNADKLDLEISLKEKIDSIGHLQKRIDLLSLDLKDKEDTVLSLNSALEEKELELRNLNSVYEKTKDDLSNVQLQIQGLKDELLKSQEELEAKDSAVNELNSTITSLTVENQDSKSKYKIMEKEYNDLKLTVETKAALDAKALKEKEEELHQLKDQLELAIDELSRNQATIKDLSQEREVLKESLENESKKVNNLKSELQIVQENLGKSRTESAEMEKYLTESNKMNNELVVEVSKLSSELIEVRELLQSSLDDAKREAELLASELATAKKQLKQVEAELQSVSDELKAALESRDSLQRELADIYKKAETTSEDLNEERKLVTSLNNDLEALEKQLSKDKKARESLEMALQVATKSLDEMNRNTLILSDELERAKSLISGLENEKEVIYKSLTEQRNAYKVAQENMEDAHSLIMRLGKERENLENRKKKLEEELALAKGEILRLRSRVSSLKSQVEDNNNEQVQKKDESESKVTVDGRKNFRRRKANPQ, encoded by the exons ATGGCCTTTATGGCGGGGAGTTCCTTCCTCCCCTATCATTTACCCTCTTCTTCTTTAGCTCCCAGAAGGTTCCGATCCTCGTGCTACTTGCGCCAACAACAGCAACAGCATGATCCAATCTGCAGAAAGAGAGCATTTTTGTTGATGGGCTTCGCTGTTCTTCCACTTCTCCCATTCAAGAATACCCCAGCTCTTTCTCTTCAATCACCCA AAAGTGAGGTGAAGGCACAGGATGATGACAAGAACATGGAG ACGGCACCTGAAACAGACAAGCCATCAAATTCATCCTTTATGTCACCGCTGGCTGTAATAGGAATACTTTCTTCTGCAATGGTGGGTGCTCTCTATGCATCTGCTCAGAAAGAGAATTCCTTGGCTGTTATAACGATTGAAATG TTGCGCCGCCAACTGAAGGAAAAGGATGAGATGATTGTTTCCTTGAAGAGGAACTACGAATCAAAGTTACTGAATGAGCAGGAGGAACAAGTGAAGCTTCTTGGAAAGGCAAAGGAAGAGCAGCAATCTTTGATGAACCAATTACAATCTGCAAACAGCACCGTCAGCCGCTTGGGGCAGGAGctaaaaagtgagaaaaatttGATTGGGGAGCTGAAGCGTCAAGTTGACAGTCTTGAAACTGAGCTATCGGAGACTAATGCAGACAAGTTGGATCTTGAAATCAGCTTGAAGGAAAAGATAGACTCTATTGGACATCTACAAAAGAGAATTGATCTGTTAAGTTTGGATCTCAAGGACAAAGAAGATACTGTTCTAAGTCTCAACTCAGCCCTTGAAGAAAAGGAGTTGGAATTGAGGAATTTGAATTCTGTCTACGAGAAAACCAAGGATGACTTATCCAACGTTCAGCTTCAGATTCAAGGGTTGAAAGACGAACTACTAAAGAGCCAAGAGGAATTGGAAGCCAAAGATTCTGCCGTGAATGAACTAAATTCAACAATAACTTCCTTGACTGTTGAAAACCAGGATTCTAAGAGTAAGTATAAGATCATGGAAAAGGAATACAATGACCTAAAGTTGACTGTTGAAACAAAGGCTGCTTTGGATGCTAAGgctctaaaagaaaaagaagaggagctTCATCAGCTAAAGGATCAACTTGAACTTGCCATAGATGAATTAAGCAGAAACCAAGCCACCATTAAGGATTTATCCCAAGAAAGAGAGGTTTTGAAGGAGTCTCTGGAAAATGAATCTAAGAAAGTGAATAACTTGAAGTCCGAACTTCAAATCGTTCAGGAGAATCTTGGAAAATCAAGAACCGAGTCTGCTGAAATGGAAAAATATCTGACTGAATCAAATAAAATGAACAATGAGCTTGTAGTTGAGGTCTCTAAACTTTCATCTGAGCTCATTGAAGTTAGAGAGTTGCTACAGAGTAGCCTTGATGATGCAAAACGCGAGGCGGAATTGCTAGCCAGTGAACTTGCAACAGCAAAGAAACAATTGAAGCAAGTTGAAGCAGAGCTGCAAAGCGTGTCCGATGAACTGAAGGCTGCTCTGGAGAGCCGTGATAGCCTACAAAGAGAATTAGCTGACATCTACAAAAAGGCTGAAACCACATCTGAGGATTTGAATGAAGAAAGGAAGTTAGTCACTTCACTGAACAATGATCTAGAAGCTTTGGAGAAGCAACTCTCGAAAGACAAGAAGGCTCGGGAATCTCTTGAAATGGCCCTGCAGGTGGCTACCAAATCACTGGACGAAATGAACAGAAACACTCTGATTCTTTCTGATGAACTAGAGAGGGCTAAATCTCTTATATCTGGTCTTGAAAATGAGAAGGAGGTGATTTACAAGTCCCTTACAGAACAAAGAAATGCATACAAAGTGGCTCAGGAAAACATGGAGGATGCACATAGCCTCATCATGAGACttgggaaggagagagagaatttGGAGAACAGAAAGAAGAAATTGGAGGAAGAACTGGCTCTAGCAAAGGGTGAGATATTGCGCTTGAGGAGTAGGGTCAGCAGCTTAAAATCACAAGTTGAAGATAACAATAATGAGCAAGTGCAGAAGAAAGATGAAAGTGAAAGCAAGGTCACTGTTGATGGCAGGAAGAATTTCAGAAGAAGAAAGGCTAACCCCCAATAA
- the LOC107613370 gene encoding MAR-binding filament-like protein 1 isoform X1, whose product MAFMAGSSFLPYHLPSSSLAPRRFRSSCYLRQQQQQHDPICRKRAFLLMGFAVLPLLPFKNTPALSLQSPKESEVKAQDDDKNMETAPETDKPSNSSFMSPLAVIGILSSAMVGALYASAQKENSLAVITIEMLRRQLKEKDEMIVSLKRNYESKLLNEQEEQVKLLGKAKEEQQSLMNQLQSANSTVSRLGQELKSEKNLIGELKRQVDSLETELSETNADKLDLEISLKEKIDSIGHLQKRIDLLSLDLKDKEDTVLSLNSALEEKELELRNLNSVYEKTKDDLSNVQLQIQGLKDELLKSQEELEAKDSAVNELNSTITSLTVENQDSKSKYKIMEKEYNDLKLTVETKAALDAKALKEKEEELHQLKDQLELAIDELSRNQATIKDLSQEREVLKESLENESKKVNNLKSELQIVQENLGKSRTESAEMEKYLTESNKMNNELVVEVSKLSSELIEVRELLQSSLDDAKREAELLASELATAKKQLKQVEAELQSVSDELKAALESRDSLQRELADIYKKAETTSEDLNEERKLVTSLNNDLEALEKQLSKDKKARESLEMALQVATKSLDEMNRNTLILSDELERAKSLISGLENEKEVIYKSLTEQRNAYKVAQENMEDAHSLIMRLGKERENLENRKKKLEEELALAKGEILRLRSRVSSLKSQVEDNNNEQVQKKDESESKVTVDGRKNFRRRKANPQ is encoded by the exons ATGGCCTTTATGGCGGGGAGTTCCTTCCTCCCCTATCATTTACCCTCTTCTTCTTTAGCTCCCAGAAGGTTCCGATCCTCGTGCTACTTGCGCCAACAACAGCAACAGCATGATCCAATCTGCAGAAAGAGAGCATTTTTGTTGATGGGCTTCGCTGTTCTTCCACTTCTCCCATTCAAGAATACCCCAGCTCTTTCTCTTCAATCACCCA AAGAAAGTGAGGTGAAGGCACAGGATGATGACAAGAACATGGAG ACGGCACCTGAAACAGACAAGCCATCAAATTCATCCTTTATGTCACCGCTGGCTGTAATAGGAATACTTTCTTCTGCAATGGTGGGTGCTCTCTATGCATCTGCTCAGAAAGAGAATTCCTTGGCTGTTATAACGATTGAAATG TTGCGCCGCCAACTGAAGGAAAAGGATGAGATGATTGTTTCCTTGAAGAGGAACTACGAATCAAAGTTACTGAATGAGCAGGAGGAACAAGTGAAGCTTCTTGGAAAGGCAAAGGAAGAGCAGCAATCTTTGATGAACCAATTACAATCTGCAAACAGCACCGTCAGCCGCTTGGGGCAGGAGctaaaaagtgagaaaaatttGATTGGGGAGCTGAAGCGTCAAGTTGACAGTCTTGAAACTGAGCTATCGGAGACTAATGCAGACAAGTTGGATCTTGAAATCAGCTTGAAGGAAAAGATAGACTCTATTGGACATCTACAAAAGAGAATTGATCTGTTAAGTTTGGATCTCAAGGACAAAGAAGATACTGTTCTAAGTCTCAACTCAGCCCTTGAAGAAAAGGAGTTGGAATTGAGGAATTTGAATTCTGTCTACGAGAAAACCAAGGATGACTTATCCAACGTTCAGCTTCAGATTCAAGGGTTGAAAGACGAACTACTAAAGAGCCAAGAGGAATTGGAAGCCAAAGATTCTGCCGTGAATGAACTAAATTCAACAATAACTTCCTTGACTGTTGAAAACCAGGATTCTAAGAGTAAGTATAAGATCATGGAAAAGGAATACAATGACCTAAAGTTGACTGTTGAAACAAAGGCTGCTTTGGATGCTAAGgctctaaaagaaaaagaagaggagctTCATCAGCTAAAGGATCAACTTGAACTTGCCATAGATGAATTAAGCAGAAACCAAGCCACCATTAAGGATTTATCCCAAGAAAGAGAGGTTTTGAAGGAGTCTCTGGAAAATGAATCTAAGAAAGTGAATAACTTGAAGTCCGAACTTCAAATCGTTCAGGAGAATCTTGGAAAATCAAGAACCGAGTCTGCTGAAATGGAAAAATATCTGACTGAATCAAATAAAATGAACAATGAGCTTGTAGTTGAGGTCTCTAAACTTTCATCTGAGCTCATTGAAGTTAGAGAGTTGCTACAGAGTAGCCTTGATGATGCAAAACGCGAGGCGGAATTGCTAGCCAGTGAACTTGCAACAGCAAAGAAACAATTGAAGCAAGTTGAAGCAGAGCTGCAAAGCGTGTCCGATGAACTGAAGGCTGCTCTGGAGAGCCGTGATAGCCTACAAAGAGAATTAGCTGACATCTACAAAAAGGCTGAAACCACATCTGAGGATTTGAATGAAGAAAGGAAGTTAGTCACTTCACTGAACAATGATCTAGAAGCTTTGGAGAAGCAACTCTCGAAAGACAAGAAGGCTCGGGAATCTCTTGAAATGGCCCTGCAGGTGGCTACCAAATCACTGGACGAAATGAACAGAAACACTCTGATTCTTTCTGATGAACTAGAGAGGGCTAAATCTCTTATATCTGGTCTTGAAAATGAGAAGGAGGTGATTTACAAGTCCCTTACAGAACAAAGAAATGCATACAAAGTGGCTCAGGAAAACATGGAGGATGCACATAGCCTCATCATGAGACttgggaaggagagagagaatttGGAGAACAGAAAGAAGAAATTGGAGGAAGAACTGGCTCTAGCAAAGGGTGAGATATTGCGCTTGAGGAGTAGGGTCAGCAGCTTAAAATCACAAGTTGAAGATAACAATAATGAGCAAGTGCAGAAGAAAGATGAAAGTGAAAGCAAGGTCACTGTTGATGGCAGGAAGAATTTCAGAAGAAGAAAGGCTAACCCCCAATAA
- the LOC107610315 gene encoding LOW QUALITY PROTEIN: pentatricopeptide repeat-containing protein At3g16010 (The sequence of the model RefSeq protein was modified relative to this genomic sequence to represent the inferred CDS: inserted 1 base in 1 codon), with product MLSGSLATTRKISTWPPFSQRIKQTENEIVQMFRLPNSREEKLSFPMEGGCDSRNGHNARILDERFIRILKIFKWGPDAEKALEVLKMKVNARLVREVLKVDVEVNVKIQFFKWAGKRRNFEHDSTTYMALIRCLDEHGFTGELWKTIQDMIKSXMSNXXXXXXXXXXXKAKMVNKALSVFYHVKGRKCRPTASTYNSVILMLMQEGHHEKVHELYNEMCSEGHCFPDTFTYNALISAFAKLNRGDSAVRLFDEMKENGLQPTEKIYTTLMGIYFKSGKVDEALGLVLEMRTQRCSPTVFTYTELIRGLGKSGRVDDAYSVYKNMLKDSCRPDVVLMNNLINILGRSNRLKDAIKLFEDMKLLDCTPNVVTYNTIIKSLFDARAPPSEASLWLERMKKDGVVPSSFTYSILIDGFCKTNQLEKALLLLEEMDEKGFPPCPAAYCSLINSLGKAKRYEAANELFQELKENCGRSSARVYAVMIKHFGKCGRLNEAINLFNEMKKLGCAPDVYAYNALMSGXXXXXXXXXXXXXXMEENGCTPDVNSHNIILNGLARTGGPKRAMEMLNKMKASATNKPDAVSYNTVLGCLSRAGQFEEAAKLMKEMSSLGFQYDLITYSSILEAVGKVDEDSNILDS from the exons ATGCTTTCTGGATCTCTTGCCACAACAAGGAAGATATCAACTTGGCCTCCGTTCTCTCAGAGAATAAAGCAAACAG AAAATGAGATTGTCCAGATGTTTCGTTTGCCTAATTCCCGAGAAGAAAAGCTTAGCTTTCCCATGGAAGGAGGATGTGATTCGAGGAATGGCCATAATGCTCGCATATTGGATGAGAGATTCATTaggattttgaaaatatttaaatGGGGACCTGACGCAGAAAAGGCATTGGAAGTGCTGAAAATGAAGGTCAATGCTCGCCTGGTTCGTGAGGTTCTGAAGGTAGATGTTGAGGTAAATGTTAAGATTCAGTTCTTTAAGTGGGCTGGGAAGAGAAGGAACTTTGAACATGATTCAACCACTTACATGGCTTTGATACGCTGCTTGGATGAACACGGATTCACTGGTGAACTGTGGAAGACAATACAAGACATGATTAAAA TCATGTCCAATNNNNNNNNNNNNNNNNNNNNNNNNNNNNNNNNCAAGGCTAAGATGGTCAACAAGGCTTTATCTGTGTTTTACCATGTTAAGGGTCGCAAGTGCAGACCTACAGCAAGCACTTACAACTCCGTTATCTTGATGTTGATGCAAGAGGGGCATCACGAGAAAGTGCATGAGCTGTATAATGAAATGTGCAGTGAGGGTCACTGCTTCCCTGATACTTTTACATATAACGCACTTATATCAGCATTTGCAAAGCTAAATCGTGGTGACTCTGCTGTTAGATTATTTGATGAGATGAAGGAGAATGGATTGCAACCAACTGAAAAAATTTATACAACTTTGATGGGGATATACTTTAAGTCAGGTAAGGTTGATGAAGCTTTGGGCCTGGTCCTGGAGATGAGAACACAACGTTGTTCCCCAACTGTTTTTACTTATACAGAACTCATAAGAGGATTGGGGAAATCTGGGAGGGTTGATGATGCATACAGCGTATACAAGAATATGCTGAAAGATAGTTGTAGACCTGATGTTGTTTTGATGAATAATTTGATTAACATCTTGGGCAGATCAAATCGCTTAAAGGATGCTATTAAGCTTTTTGAGGATATGAAATTGCTGGATTGCACCCCAAATGTTGTGACATATAATACCATTATTAAATCATTATTTGATGCCAGGGCTCCACCCTCCGAGGCTTCTTTGTGGCTTGAGAGGATGAAAAAAGATGGAGTAGTCCCAAGTTCATTTACCTATTCAATTCTCATCGACGGTTTCTGCAAAACAAATCAACTGGAGAAGGCTTTGTTGCTTCTTGAGGAGATGGATGAAAAAGGGTTCCCACCCTGTCCTGCTGCCTACTGCAGCCTGATCAATAGCCTTGGAAAAGCAAAACGCTATGAGGCCGCAAATGAACTGTTCCAGGAATTGAAAGAGAACTGCGGACGTTCAAGTGCTCGTGTCTATGCTGTGATGATTAAACATTTTGGAAAATGCGGTCGACTCAACGAAGCCATCAATCTCTTTAACGAGATGAAAAAACTCGGATGCGCTCCAGATGTTTATGCTTATAATGCTCTCATGTCTGGGNNNNNNNNNNNNNNNNNNNNNNNNNNNNNNNNNNNNNNNNCCATGGAAGAAAATGGTTGCACCCCAGATGTAAATTCGCATAATATAATCCTAAATGGCTTAGCTAGAACAGGTGGCCCGAAGCGCGCAATGGAAATGCTTAACAAAATGAAGGCTTCTGCTACTAATAAGCCAGATGCAGTTTCTTACAACACTGTTCTTGGTTGTCTCAGCAGAGCAGGTCAGTTTGAAGAAGCTGCAAAACTTATGAAAGAAATGAGTTCACTTGGATTTCAGTATGACCTTATCACTTACTCATCAATACTTGAGGCAGTTGGTAAGGTTGATGAAGATTCTAATATACTAGACTCTTGA
- the LOC107612556 gene encoding uncharacterized protein LOC107612556, with protein MADSSSGSSLPGENTSSLRQISYSLFHNSGCRVGPAAKGIPDSESAWSPTSPLDCKLFSNFSNPFGVKSSKASFGSGHKKQLNCGKVGLSIVSSLVNEANLKDDEILGNCQLKNVLFRPLMNSGILKVSKKSQEYLSPHRKSNSLPKNYVISLPSETKISKFEVESFDDVSSKEELGHEGKPFKSNMTSLPGSLRPSSSLIYANHKSNLGVIDLCVENASSALNLASVAGRSLEVDNSLKIQSSSLPVSIDFSKGYIGSLSARDIELSEDYTCIISHGPNPKRTHIFGDCILECHKDDFTELGKKEEPAFGSSQVSTFSEGLPPYHSDNASSFCYSCHKKLEEGKDFNIFRGDKAFCSFNCGSEEEVEKTCSNSTDSSPGSSYHDLFFKGLLLSK; from the exons ATGGCTGATTCTTCTTCCGGTTCCTCTTTACCTGGTGAAAATACATCAAGCCTGAGGCAAATAAGCTACTCCTTGTTCCACAATTCTGGTTGTAGGGTGGGGCCTGCTGCAAAAGGTATACCGGATTCTGAATCTGCTTGGAGCCCCACATCTCCTCTGGATTGCAAGTTATTCTCAAATTTTAGCAACCCCTTTGGTGTTAAGTCTTCTAAAGCATCATTTGGATCTGGACACAAGAAGCAGTTGAACTGCGGTAAAGTAGGCCTCAGCATTGTTAGTTCACTTGTTAATGAAGCCAACCTTAAGGATGATGAAATCCTTGGTAATTGTCAGCTGAAAAATGTGCTTTTCCGGCCACTGATGAATAGTGGCATTCTTAAAGTCtcaaagaaaagccaagaatatCTGTCCCCTCACAGAAAATCAAATTCCTTGCCTAAAAACTATGTGATTTCACTTCCTTCAGAAACAAAAATTTCCAAATTTGAAGTTGAAAGCTTTGATGATGTTTCTAGCAAAGAAGAGTTAGGTCATGAAGGTAAACCTTTCAAAAGTAATATGACTTCTTTGCCTGGTTCCTTGAGGCCTTCTTCATCATTAATCTATGCAAATCACAAGTCCAATCTGGGAGTAATTGATTTATGTGTAGAAAATGCATCTTCTGCACTGAATTTGGCTTCAGTGGCAGGTAGAAGTTTGGAGGTAGATAATTCTTTGAAGATTCAATCATCTTCACTTCCTGTATCCATTGATTTTAGTAAAGGATACATAGGCTCACTTTCTGCAAGAGATATTGAGCTTTCTGAGGATTATACTTGCATAATTTCTCATGGTCCAAATCCTAAGAGAACTCATATTTTTGGTGACTGCATCCTGGAATGTCACAAAGATGACTTTACTGAGTTAGGCAAAAAGGAAGAACCTGCTTTTGGATCTTCCCAGGTTTCTACTTTTTCAGAAGGCTTACCCCCTTACCATTCTGACAATGCTTCTAGCTTCTGTTACTCATGTCACAAGAAATTGGAAGAGGGGAAAGACTTTAACATATTCAG AGGTGACAAAGCTTTTTGCAGCTTTAACTGTGGATCCGAGGAAGAAGTGGAGAAAACTTGCTCTAACTCAACAGACAGCTCTCCTGGCTCAAGTTACCATGATCTCTTCTTCAAGGGTCTGCTTTTGTCCAAATAA